A window from Thermoanaerobaculales bacterium encodes these proteins:
- a CDS encoding AAA family ATPase: MYERFFGLSCNPFGMTPDPRFHFQSASHREALAALAYAVNERRGFMTLVGEVGTGKTTLINTLLEQLDRAMVTIQVSHTTVDREELLRIILHQLHAAQGWGVGIGRDPGAGEAARLAELSRIELVNEFNSFVTGQFMSHRPPPLLIIDEAQNLSVEVLEEVRLLTNLEGPQQKLLQVLLAGQPELEAHLLKPELRQLRQRIAVNALLEPLTLDDAIEYIAHRLRVAGCPKQELFRRAAVESIWSASEGFPRTINVLCDQALVASFALGMRQVDATLAQEVIEDVLCLSTEKLKFRKPKPYVVSNIESGVASKAPAPAVGPPKKPGGAR, translated from the coding sequence ATGTACGAACGCTTTTTCGGCCTCTCGTGCAACCCGTTCGGCATGACGCCCGACCCGCGTTTCCACTTTCAGAGCGCTTCCCACAGGGAGGCGCTGGCTGCGCTGGCCTATGCGGTGAACGAGCGCCGCGGCTTCATGACCCTGGTGGGCGAGGTCGGCACCGGCAAGACGACCCTCATCAACACCTTGCTCGAGCAGCTCGACCGGGCGATGGTCACGATCCAGGTGAGCCACACCACGGTCGACCGTGAAGAGCTGCTGCGGATCATTCTCCATCAACTTCACGCGGCGCAGGGATGGGGAGTCGGCATTGGCCGCGACCCCGGAGCCGGCGAGGCGGCCCGGCTGGCCGAGCTGTCACGCATCGAGCTGGTCAACGAGTTCAACTCCTTCGTGACCGGGCAGTTCATGTCCCATCGGCCGCCGCCGCTGCTGATCATCGACGAGGCCCAGAACCTGTCGGTCGAGGTGCTCGAGGAGGTGCGGCTGCTGACCAACCTCGAAGGGCCGCAGCAGAAGCTCTTGCAGGTGCTGCTCGCCGGCCAGCCCGAGCTCGAGGCCCATCTGCTCAAGCCCGAGCTGCGGCAGCTCCGGCAGCGGATCGCGGTCAACGCGTTGCTCGAGCCGCTCACCCTCGACGACGCGATCGAGTACATTGCGCACCGGTTGCGGGTTGCCGGGTGCCCGAAGCAGGAGCTGTTCCGGCGGGCTGCTGTCGAGTCGATCTGGTCCGCGTCCGAGGGCTTCCCCAGGACCATCAACGTGCTGTGTGACCAGGCGCTTGTGGCGTCCTTTGCCCTGGGCATGCGGCAGGTCGACGCGACGCTCGCACAGGAGGTCATCGAGGACGTGCTCTGCCTGAGCACGGAGAAGCTGAAATTCCGCAAGCCCAAGCCGTACGTGGTGTCCAACATCGAGTCCGGCGTGGCGTCCAAGGCCCCGGCGCCGGCCGTTGGGCCGCCCAAGAAGCCCGGGGGCGCCCGGTGA
- a CDS encoding Wzz/FepE/Etk N-terminal domain-containing protein, with amino-acid sequence MAAQEGLGGREWGTSLSLRDLLTVVFKRRWLIVAITAAAVAVAVSVCLLLPPSYEVAATLLVSRARAEVPLAPTDSTQAIAGAIDEKELNSEVEILRSRKLIEETLEIVARDGSRPGETEGGRSGEAGAGSPAVRSRFDRIRRSPADQTVAGVHASLDVTAIRKSNIIRVGLVSGDPEWATRFVQTLTERYIQQRVERYQSQQVVAFFEEQMRGAEARLRQSEEALEEFSGIAGFTITKGGPGTDSLASQKALILNRLAELRNELADAGTRVQELSSQIGNLTARLAQEPERLASPNRVFRGPEGEVIEQRLAELRLERDALLQDFKPDSRYVRDIDTQIQLAEARLAEVRAQVDTIDGTEANPLHQELKGELLRAEVERDATRARYRSLSEQVDRYQGNLDALNKNAFQLENLQREARAAEEEYLLYRKKVEEARISAAMDQQRLINVTVAEPAQPPLAPVGRGLTMVMVLALLGGLLGGLVAAFGTELYLDRSFTTGEDMERRIGLVHLASIPEEL; translated from the coding sequence ATGGCGGCTCAGGAAGGGCTCGGCGGCAGGGAGTGGGGGACGAGCCTCTCGCTGCGGGACCTACTCACCGTCGTGTTCAAACGGCGGTGGCTGATCGTGGCCATCACAGCCGCCGCGGTGGCCGTGGCAGTCTCCGTCTGCCTCCTTCTTCCCCCGTCCTATGAAGTTGCCGCCACTCTGCTGGTGAGCAGGGCGCGCGCCGAGGTGCCGCTGGCGCCGACCGACTCCACGCAGGCCATCGCCGGCGCGATCGACGAGAAGGAGCTCAACTCCGAGGTCGAGATCCTCCGGAGCCGGAAGCTCATTGAGGAGACTCTCGAGATCGTTGCGCGTGACGGATCACGTCCGGGAGAGACAGAGGGGGGGCGGAGCGGGGAAGCAGGGGCCGGTTCGCCTGCCGTCCGTTCCAGGTTCGACAGAATCAGGCGGTCCCCAGCCGATCAGACGGTTGCGGGCGTTCATGCAAGCCTCGACGTCACCGCGATTCGCAAGTCCAACATCATCCGCGTCGGTCTGGTGTCCGGGGACCCCGAGTGGGCGACCCGATTCGTGCAGACTCTGACCGAACGCTACATCCAGCAGCGCGTCGAGCGATACCAGTCGCAGCAGGTCGTTGCGTTCTTCGAGGAGCAGATGCGGGGCGCCGAGGCGCGACTGCGGCAGAGTGAGGAAGCGCTCGAGGAGTTTTCTGGGATCGCTGGATTCACCATCACCAAGGGTGGGCCAGGCACGGACTCGCTGGCAAGCCAGAAAGCGCTGATTCTGAATCGTCTCGCGGAGCTGCGGAACGAGCTCGCTGACGCGGGGACGAGAGTGCAGGAGCTGTCGAGCCAGATAGGAAACCTCACGGCTCGGCTCGCACAGGAGCCGGAGCGGCTCGCGAGTCCGAACCGTGTATTCCGCGGCCCCGAGGGCGAGGTGATCGAGCAGCGGCTCGCCGAGCTGCGGCTGGAGAGGGACGCGCTCCTCCAGGACTTCAAGCCGGACAGCCGCTACGTTCGAGACATCGACACGCAGATCCAGCTCGCGGAAGCGCGTCTCGCGGAGGTGCGGGCGCAGGTCGACACCATCGACGGCACCGAGGCCAATCCTCTTCATCAGGAGCTGAAGGGCGAGCTGCTTCGAGCCGAGGTCGAGCGCGACGCGACGCGCGCTCGCTATCGTTCCCTCTCGGAGCAAGTAGATCGGTACCAGGGAAACCTCGACGCTCTCAACAAGAATGCGTTTCAGCTCGAAAACCTCCAACGCGAAGCGCGGGCTGCTGAAGAGGAGTACCTGCTGTATCGCAAGAAGGTCGAGGAAGCGCGCATTTCTGCGGCAATGGATCAGCAGCGACTCATCAATGTGACGGTCGCAGAGCCGGCCCAACCGCCCCTCGCCCCGGTCGGGAGGGGGCTCACGATGGTCATGGTACTTGCCCTTCTCGGCGGCCTGCTCGGTGGGCTGGTCGCGGCGTTCGGGACGGAGCTCTACCTGGATCGCTCGTTCACCACCGGCGAGGACATGGAGCGCAGGATCGGCCTCGTCCACTTGGCGTCGATCCCAGAGGAGTTGTGA
- a CDS encoding polysaccharide biosynthesis/export family protein, which translates to MKIRSRSSIAVGFAAVLAIVCLGALIGSPPAHAQAPQMVDAKALPGVVTGPYEVAVGDVLEINFFKATQMSTTRTVGPDGEIYLPLVGRVAVAGRTVDDVTEELNTRYGEEMVNPQITVSVQGYSGMKVYVGGEVNFPGIREYRGGLTLVQAIMDAGSFKSTGR; encoded by the coding sequence ATGAAGATTCGATCCCGTTCATCGATCGCAGTCGGCTTTGCCGCGGTGCTGGCCATCGTCTGCCTCGGCGCTCTCATCGGCTCGCCACCGGCCCACGCGCAGGCGCCGCAGATGGTGGACGCCAAGGCGCTGCCGGGGGTGGTGACCGGGCCCTATGAGGTCGCCGTCGGCGACGTGCTGGAGATCAACTTCTTCAAGGCGACCCAGATGAGCACCACCCGCACGGTCGGGCCGGACGGCGAGATCTACCTGCCGCTGGTCGGCAGGGTGGCGGTCGCGGGCCGCACCGTCGACGACGTCACCGAGGAGCTCAACACCCGCTACGGCGAGGAGATGGTCAACCCCCAGATCACGGTCAGCGTGCAGGGGTACTCGGGAATGAAGGTCTACGTCGGCGGCGAGGTCAACTTCCCGGGGATCCGCGAGTATCGAGGCGGACTGACCCTGGTTCAGGCGATCATGGATGCCGGCAGCTTCAAGTCGACCGGCCGGTAG